The stretch of DNA TCATGGCCCAGATGCAGGATGTACCGCTGAAAGACGCTATCAGCGGCGCATCGGAGAGCACGAAATGACGAAACCCACAGACGACGCATCGGCAAAGCTGGAGGCGCATAGAGCCGCCCTTCAGGCATCTGGCGCAATGCCGATGACCGCGGAAGAGATCCTTGCTGGGCAGACACAGGCCGGTGTCCCGCGCCCCTCCTTCCTCACCGACCACGAAGATGACGGCACGGTCGAATCCGTGTCGGGACCGAAAGGCACGCCATGAACGAACTCGACTTCGAGCTGGATACCAAAGCCATTGGCGATGACGGCTCGATTTCGGGCCTCGCGGTTGGCTACGGCAACGTCGATAATGGCGGCGACCAGGTTATGCCCGGTGCGATCACCGCTTCCCTGGCGAACCGCAAATCGCTTCCGATGCTGCTCTATCACGACCAACGCCGACCGGCGGGAGTCTGGAACAGCTGGCAGGAGACGTCCGATGGCTTGCTCGTGAAGGGGCGCTTCGCGATGTCGACGCCGACCGGTCAGGAGGCCTATGGCCTCACCAAAGACGGCGCCATCGGCGGTCTTTCGATGGGGTTCAAGACGATCCGCCAGCGGCTGGAGCAAAAGACGCGCCAGTTGCTGGAGGTTGCGCTCCACGAAATCTCTCTCGTCACAATTCCGATGAATG from Novosphingobium sp. 9 encodes:
- a CDS encoding HK97 family phage prohead protease; protein product: MNELDFELDTKAIGDDGSISGLAVGYGNVDNGGDQVMPGAITASLANRKSLPMLLYHDQRRPAGVWNSWQETSDGLLVKGRFAMSTPTGQEAYGLTKDGAIGGLSMGFKTIRQRLEQKTRQLLEVALHEISLVTIPMNDRTRVLSVKDIVGSGGLPSLSEFESALREAMGFSKTQAAAIAGKGLSQLLRGEPGSEHDADFWSALGAQIRA